Proteins encoded together in one Solanum lycopersicum chromosome 7, SLM_r2.1 window:
- the LOC101254918 gene encoding auxin-binding protein ABP19a, protein MYFQALFLFSLVIISSSQAAVLDFCVGDLSLPDGPGGYACKKPSKVTADDFVFSGLAATGKIIPLIKAAVTPAFAPQFPGVNGLGISMARLDLAISGVIPMHTHPGASEVLYVVQGEICAGFISSSDNKVFFKTLKQGDIMVFPQGLLHFQINSGKTSALAIISFSSPTPGLQITDFALFANDLPTELVAATTFLDAALIKKLKGVLGGTN, encoded by the coding sequence atgtattttcaaGCCTTGTTCCTCTTCTCTCTTGTCATCATCTCCTCCTCTCAAGCCGCGGTCCTCGATTTCTGTGTTGGTGACTTGTCCTTACCCGATGGTCCCGGTGGCTATGCTTGCAAGAAACCATCAAAAGTAACTGCTGATGACTTTGTGTTCTCAGGGTTAGCTGCCACAGGAAAGATAATCCCTCTCATTAAAGCGGCGGTGACTCCTGCTTTTGCTCCTCAATTTCCAGGTGTCAATGGGCTTGGAATCTCAATGGCTAGGCTTGATTTAGCTATAAGTGGTGTTATCCCAATGCACACACACCCCGGAGCATCGGAGGTGCTTTATGTTGTCCAAGGAGAAATATGCGCGGGATTTATTTCTTCCTCGGACAACAAAGTGTTTTTTAAAACCCTAAAACAAGGAGATATTATGGTATTTCCACAAGGGTTACTGCATTTTCAGATTAATTCAGGGAAAACTTCAGCTTTGgctattatttctttcagtaGCCCAACACCAGGGCTTCAAATTACTGATTTTGCTTTGTTTGCTAATGATTTGCCTACTGAACTTGTCGCAGCCACCACATTCCTTGATGCTGCTTTAATCAAGAAGTTGAAGGGTGTTCTTGGAGGaaccaactaa
- the LOC104648503 gene encoding uncharacterized protein, whose protein sequence is MAAPLNLEENGPFIPIIEEKDGENTRLVPNPRRKYDEDDRKKIEKGYKAKKLLVCGIGPDEFNRFSSCESAKEIWDCLKTAHEGTEQVKESKINMLTSQYENFKMREGETIHEMFTKLSLITNELRSLGEPISMSKQVRKVIRILPKSLGK, encoded by the exons ATGGCTGCTCCACTTAATCTGGAAGAGA ATGGACCCTTCATTCCCATTATTGAAGAGAAAGATGGTGAAAACACTAGGCTTGTTCCAAATCCTAGACGAAAATATGATGAAGATGATAGGAAGAAGATTGAAAAAGGGTACAAAGCAAAGAAACTTCTTGTTTGTGGTATAGGACCTGATGAGTTCAATCGTTTCTCATCTTGTGAATCTGCAAAAGAGATATGGGATTGCTTAAAAACAGCCcatgaaggaactgaacaagtAAAAGAGTCAAAGATTAATATGCTTACCTCTCagtatgaaaatttcaaaatgagagAAGGTGAAACTATTCATGAAATGTTCACTAAACTATCATTAATCACAAATGAGTTGAGAAGTCTTGGAGAACCTATCAGCATGAGTAAGCAGGTCAGGAAAGTGATTCGAATTCTTCCCAAGTCTTTGGGAAAGTAA